In the Populus trichocarpa isolate Nisqually-1 chromosome 1, P.trichocarpa_v4.1, whole genome shotgun sequence genome, one interval contains:
- the LOC7492075 gene encoding putative pumilio homolog 8, chloroplastic — translation MKLDYSYPFEDPILESYFARMNLSTTGRFSHSSNEQQRSLNTMRSDDQYSLAAGHPSYQNSSQNGTTYMEQYPYFSNIRNNNGGCGYDQNVRDQDYHDRFALHSFPSTSQNSTGHTVHPSFSNIGNNNGGLGYTQNIQDQDCRDRFALHSFSNFGNNNGGLGYNQNIQDQDCRDRFALHSFSNFGNNNGGLVYNQNIQDQDCRDRFALHSFSNFGNKHGSTSRARIRSQSYDALDQYGLCLGRILDADSTILDTGSQFRRVRSLESSTSDTLRVSSLPNSPVFQSDHPSLYKLKGRVAVAARSQILYRVLQGVLDERKPDLIEMIFLEVKDYVHDLMEDQFGNHVIQKLFEVCSEAQMTQLILSLIHNQRRLLGLCFHLVGTRAMQKMIEHIKTPKQRLLLTQVLIRRTVILSQNQNGYHVIQKCLEHFPFDDIKPLIKEIAESFLDIAMDKSGCCVLNRALDCAQGELKHLLLLETIANAMLLSESPYGNYVVQHVLDERIQHATIGILEKLKGYFVSLSMNKFGSNVVEKCLIWSGEENASMIIEEFMHSPYFVNICRNNFGNYVVQKALEVSKGGIRNALVSRINDSYPDLYSDINAKRVVRKARDIRFRI, via the exons ATGAAACTTGATTATTCTTACCCCTTTGAAGATCCAATTCTAGAAAGTTACTTTGCTAGAATGAATCTTTCTACAACTGGTAGATTTTCTCATTCTTCTAATGAACAACAACGATCTTTGAACACGATGAGGAGTGATGATCAGTACTCACTTGCTGCTGGTCACCCATCATACCAGAATAGCTCCCAAAATGGGACCACATATATGGAGCAATATCCTTATTTTTCCAACATTAGAAACAATAATGGAGGCTGCGGCTATGATCAGAATGTCCGAGATCAAGACTACCATGATAGGTTTGCGCTGCATTCTTTCCCCAGCACCTCCCAAAATAGTACCGGACATACGGTGCATCCTTCTTTTTCCAACATCGGAAACAATAATGGCGGCCTCGGCTATACTCAAAATATCCAAGACCAAGACTGCCGAGATAGGTTTGCACTGCATTCTTTTTCCAACTTCGGAAACAATAATGGCGGCCTCGGCTATAATCAAAATATCCAAGACCAAGACTGCCGAGATAGGTTTGCACTGCATTCTTTTTCCAACTTCGGAAACAATAATGGCGGCCTCGTCTATAATCAAAATATCCAAGACCAAGACTGCCGAGATAGGTTTGCACTGCATTCTTTTTCCAACTTCGGAAATAAGCATGGGAGCACTTCGCGCGCGCGTATACGTAGTCAGTCTTATGATGCGCTTGATCAATATGGATTATGTCTTGGTAGAATACTCGATGCTGATAGCACAATACTTGATACTGGCTCTCAATTTAGAAGGGTAAGATCGTTAGAATCCTCAACGTCAGATACTCTGAGGGTTTCTTCTTTGCCTAATTCCCCAGTTTTTCAATCAGATCACCCATCACTATATAAACTGAAAGGCAGAGTGGCTGTGGCAGCAAGAAGTCAAATTCTGTATCGGGTCTTGCAGGGCGTCCTTGATGAGAGGAAGCCAGATCTAATTGAGATGATTTTCTTGGAAGTGAAAGATTATGTACATGACTTAATGGAAGATCAGTTTGGTAATCATGTTATTCAGAAGCTTTTTGAAGTATGCAGTGAAGCCCAAATGACTCAACTTATTCTCTCTTTGATCCATAACCAAAGGAGGCTGCTTGGGTTATGCTTTCATCTAGTGGG AACCCGTGCGATGCAAAAGATGATAGAGCACATCAAAACGCCTAAGCAAAGATTGTTGCTTACACAAGTTTTGATTCGGAGGACAGTCATCTTATCCCAGAACCAAAATGGTTATCATGTAATTCAAAAATGCTTGGAACATTTCCCATTTGATGATATAAAg CCCCTCATCAAAGAAATAGCAGAAAGTTTTCTTGACATTGCAATGGATAAAAGCGGATGTTGTGTATTGAACCGAGCTTTGGATTGTGCACAAGGGGAGCTTAAGCATCTTCTTTTGCTTGAAACAATAGCTAATGCAATGTTACTATCGGAAAGTCCTTATGG GAATTATGTCGTGCAACATGTACTCGACGAACGCATACAGCATGCAACAATCGGGATACTAGAGAAGCTAAAAGGATATTTTGTGTCTCTCTCCATGAACAAGTTTGGAAGCAATGTCGTGGAAAAATGTTTGATATGGAGCGGGGAGGAGAATGCTTCAATGATTATCGAGGAGTTTATGCACAGCCCTTACTTCGTGAACATCTGCCGTAATAACTTCGGGAACTATGTTGTTCAAAAGGCACTGGAAGTATCAAAG GGAGGCATTCGCAATGCTCTTGTCAGTCGCATAAATGATTCCTATCCAGATCTGTACAGTGATATTAATGCAAAAAGGGTGGTCAGGAAAGCTCGAGATATCAGGTTCCGGATATAA